In Phyllostomus discolor isolate MPI-MPIP mPhyDis1 chromosome 2, mPhyDis1.pri.v3, whole genome shotgun sequence, the following are encoded in one genomic region:
- the LOC114489458 gene encoding transmembrane epididymal protein 1A-like — MGNLEGHLLPGVFFLLHTLYYSVLASLALLRGQKFFKPPVPPREKRGHRWWKWVPGEGVAKVVLSIIGIMGDFYYPPGVNRLKIVDWEDPQRPFLFPNSWQHVTMYTFFLLSGVVDIVSQACQAQQSMKLERAAEALACCTLALLMASHIENKDALEIRVHIFFIIPAFLVGLVLIIEVWVPDQPPLWFLKSWMGLVFSTWLLQICLVLYVPPSGKPWRSENHVDLAFLTIFFCWHLVLGAAVLAAVYGICSLWHHRCSSGTEASGAKYKPCPTGYNSEELEKLRAGAELLHEGV; from the coding sequence ATGGGAAACCTCGAGGGACACCTGCTGCCAGGagtcttcttcctcctccacacacTCTACTACTCAGTGCTGGCGTCCTTGGCCTTGCTACGGGGACAGAAGTTTTTCAAGCCCCCTGTACCCCCAAGGGAGAAGCGAGGACACAGATGGTGGAAGTGGGTACCTGGGGAAGGAGTGGCGAAGGTTGTCCTAAGCATCATTGGCATTATGGGTGACTTCTACTACCCCCCAGGAGTCAACCGGCTGAAGATAGTAGACTGGGAGGACCCTCAGCGACCATTCTTGTTCCCAAATAGCTGGCAGCATGTCACCATGTACACATTCTTTCTGCTCAGTGGCGTGGTGGACATTGTGAGCCAGGCATGCCAGGCACAGCAGAGCATGAAGCTGGAGCGAGCAGCTGAGGCCCTGGCCTGCTGTACACTGGCACTGCTGATGGCATCCCACATTGAGAACAAGGACGCTCTGGAAATCCGTGTGCATATCTTCTTCATAATCCCTGCCTTCCTGGTCGGCCTGGTGCTCATCATCGAGGTGTGGGTCCCTGACCAGCCCCCACTCTGGTTCCTCAAGTCCTGGATGGGGCTAGTGTTCAGCACCTGGCTGCTGCAGATCTGCTTGGTGCTGTATGTTCCTCCCTCTGGGAAGCCCTGGCGATCAGAAAATCACGTGGACCTCGCCTTCCTCACCATCTTCTTCTGCTGGCACCTGGTTTTAGGGGCAGCTGTGCTGGCTGCTGTCTATGGCATCTGCAGCCTATGGCATCATCGCTGTTCCTCAGGGACAGAGGCCTCAGGTGCCAAATACAAGCCATGCCCCACAGGCTACAACAGTGAAGAGCTGGAGAAACTCAGGGCAGGGGCTGAGCTGCTGCATGAGGGTGTCTAG